The sequence GTTCGGCGGCCGGCCGCTCCCGGTCCTCCAGGATCTCCAGTTGGGTGGCGGTCGTGGTGTCGATGTAGCGGGTCAGTACACGTGCGAACAGTCCGTGCTTGCTTTTGAAGGCGTTGTAGATGCTGCTGCGGTCCAGGCCGCTGACCTCGCACAGGTCCCGGGTCGAGGTGGCCTCGTAGCCGTTCTCCCAGAAGGCGCGCATTGCGGCGTCCAGGACCCGGTCCTCATCGAATGTCCGCGGTCGAGCCATACGGGCACGCTACACGTTTTACATCGATCGATGCAATATGGGGCGCGGCCCCCTGCCGTCTCCCCTGCAGTCGTCCGTCTGTCGGCACTCGCCGGGCTGATCGCTCACCGGCCGGGCTGATCGGAGGGGTGGTCATCGGTGGCGGCACCCGATGCCGGCGCGGCCACGCCACCGACCGACACGTCTCGGCCGGAGGCGTCGGGGAGGAGGAGCTTCTCCGGATCCGGCGTGGCGAAGGCGCCGGCGGATGCGGCGAGGGCGGCGGTCCTGGCCGCGTGGTCGGGAAGGTGCGGGTCGGGTGGCGTACGGAGAAGCACCAGCTGGTGGTAGAGCGGCGCGGTGGCGGCGATGAGCAGTCGCCGCGCGTCGGTGTGCGGCGGCAGCTCTCCGCGCCGGACGGCTCGGCTGACGATGACCTCACAGCGGGCGTACCGGTCCTCCCAGAGCCGCCGCACGCCGCGGGCGGCTTCTTCGGAGCGGAACGAGGCGGCGATCAGGGCTGCGGCGATCGGCGGCCGCGCGGTCAGGGCCGCCTGATTCTCGTGGTTCAGTGCCGCCAGGTCGCCCTGCAGGGAGCCGGTGTCCTGAGGCTGCCAGTCATCGTCACTCGCCGCTTCGAAGACATCGGCGAGCAGGCCGCCGACATCCCGCCAGCGCCGGTACACCGTTGCGCGATGCACGCCCGCGCGGGCCGCGACGGCGTCCAGGGTGAGCTCGTCGTAGCCGCGCTCTCCGAGCTCGGCGCGGACCGCGTCGAGAACCTGCGTACGGATGCGGCCGGTACGGCCACCGGGTCGGCGCCGGGGCGGCGGCGCCGACGGGCTGCCCTCTGGCGGTGGAACCGTGGGAGTCATCGCCGGGAATCCGTTTGCTCAGCAGACAGCGTCATGACAGCATCTTAATGCAGCACTTGTCGCACTAGTGGGGGTATCGATGCTCTTCCGAAGCGTTCACCCGGCCGCGCGGCCTTCGACGGCCGCCTCGTCCTTGAATACTTCGGAGTGCCTGCGTGCCTACGCGAATCACCGCGCCCGCCCTCGGCGAGAC comes from Streptosporangium roseum DSM 43021 and encodes:
- a CDS encoding TetR/AcrR family transcriptional regulator; translation: MTPTVPPPEGSPSAPPPRRRPGGRTGRIRTQVLDAVRAELGERGYDELTLDAVAARAGVHRATVYRRWRDVGGLLADVFEAASDDDWQPQDTGSLQGDLAALNHENQAALTARPPIAAALIAASFRSEEAARGVRRLWEDRYARCEVIVSRAVRRGELPPHTDARRLLIAATAPLYHQLVLLRTPPDPHLPDHAARTAALAASAGAFATPDPEKLLLPDASGRDVSVGGVAAPASGAATDDHPSDQPGR